From the genome of Leptodactylus fuscus isolate aLepFus1 chromosome 1, aLepFus1.hap2, whole genome shotgun sequence, one region includes:
- the LOC142207254 gene encoding cryptic protein-like, whose product MYCNRLFYYLAFQLLIAVHLGTALHNGTMKAAARPILSMESYLEQPGRNISLTGTRKHINAGEKIPFIGLTKTSSLDKHCCNNGGTCILGSFCACPKHFAGRHCEFDLRKRYCGSLAHGHWLATKCALCRCKYGELYCFSSGNCDINEYREDIRIAQAYGRAMSYCPAGMLMLVTISIILLML is encoded by the exons ATGTACTGCAACAG ACTTTTTTATTACCTGGCTTTTCAGCTCCTTATTGCTGTTCACTTGGGAACTG CATTGCACAATGGAACAATGAAAGCCGCTGCTAGGCCTATACTGTCAATGGAAAGCTATTTAGAGCAGCCTGGGAGAAACATCAGCCTCACTGGGACTCGAAAGCACATAAACGCTGGAGAAAAGATTCCCTTTATTGGACTTACAAAAA CCAGTTCCCTGGACAAGCATTGCTGTAATAATGGAGGGACCTGCATACTAGGAAGCTTCTGTGCCTGCCCAAAGCATTTCGCTGGAAGACATTGTGAGTTTGATTTGCGGAAAAG GTATTGTGGCTCTCTAGCTCACGGTCACTGGCTGGCCACAAAGTGTGCTTTATGCAGATGCAAGTATGGCGAGTTATACTGCTTTTCATCTGGGAACTGTG ATATAAATGAATATAGAGAAGATATCCGAATAGCGCAAGCCTATGGAAGGGCAATGTCATATTGTCCTGCTGGGATGCTTATGCTGGTTACAAttagtataatactactaatgctgtaa